The Cygnus olor isolate bCygOlo1 chromosome 24, bCygOlo1.pri.v2, whole genome shotgun sequence sequence TGATTCTCCATTCAAATAAAACTTCACTCAGCTGAgccaaatgaaaaataccagTCCTGCATTATTATGAAGTGAGCCATGAGCATAGCATACACACCGGTATTACTTGTAGCTGCACAGATAAAGGCTAGACTatgttattttcatattattacTAAGCTTATTGCATTCATactcacaaaacaaaagaactcgGGAAAACTAAATGCGTGAGAAACTCAGTTTAAGCAGCAGTCCGGGAAAGTTTGGAGCTCTGGGTCTGTCTTTTGGCTTTTTCACAAAAGCCTCCATCCAGCATTTTCCCAGTGCTGTAAttaaaacagagcagagcagaaaatgcagCCCCATCTTCTCAGAAGAAGGGTCTCGTATTGAACATGTGGTCACCTTATCTTAAAAATCACCCCGATAATTCCTTTGTTTGTATAATGAGAGTCTCCTTGTTTTAACATCAGAAACCTGCTACGGAGAAActcattaaatttaaaaacctCTCTTCATAAGAGCtctaaattgtatttaaaattgtgTTCAGGCACCTGGCAAGAGATCAGATGCTTTTGTAAATGGACTCAGGCCATATGGCTCCAAGTACTAACAACCAGAACAAGTTGTGCTGTTGTCATTACAGGTCACACCACCATTTCATGTTCTTGGAAGATAAAGGAAATATAAGCTCATACATCTCGAGCATGCAGAAACATCTCTCAAAGACCTGAAGGAATAcgattagaaataaaacaattcatcCCATGATGTACTTTGATTTGGATCCACCAATTTTTGCACCTTATCAGTTGTTCCTGATATTTTATAGGTTATGCTCAGATCTCAGAGCACTCTTCCACTTAGGCCTGTCCCACACGTTTTCTGGTTATAGTCCTGGGCCTTCAAATCTTTTCCTTATCTGACCAGGGCGgcatctttgcttttttattaaaagagcTCCACCTAATGCAATGGAATTCACTCTACacaacaaagacattttttaaatgatcagAATCTCAACTGTGTAAAACAGACCCCAGATTCGACGGTTCCTTAAGttcaacattttttgttttggaaacaacacagaaaaaaaaaaacaacacacacacacaaaatccacacacacacacctggcagaactgattttttaaatctgagcTCCAAAAAACATATAATTGATTCGTTAGGCCTGAACAAACTGGTCCACACTTGTGATGGACCAGTTTGAACTCGAATTTCCTTATCAGCTTTCCATATGTTTTTAAGGGAGATAGCAAGTGCACAGGAATTAGTTTTATTTAGACATATCCCGTGCTCTGTGCCATTTCcaagctcttctgaaaaaaaaaaaaaaaaattaaaaatcagactACAAAATTTCAACACCAAACTCTTTTGATGTCTATATccatggtatttttaaaaatctcagtcAGAATAGATaggggaaaagcagcacagagaaatcaAATTCTTCAAACATAAGTTAGCCATTTGCAAGCAAGTTCTTAACGCATTACATTAATGCACTTGTGCTTTTGACAACAGATGTAAAAACGTTCccccaaataaaaatagttaatttggggattaactgaaaatatgcattttaaattattttcccttgctGTCTTAAGCAAAATAATCTTCTAAACCGCCTTGATAAGAAAGTTTGACTTCTAAAACAGCATTATTAAATAGCACATCTGTCAAACTCATTTTACTCAGCAGAGGAGCTGACCTATCCAGAGCGTTATATGCACCATGTTGTGAGAGAAACAATTTGATAAGTTAGCCCTTTAAAAGTTTACATTTTGACTAAACTTTTTATATTCAAGATTCATCCTCTAATAAAAAGTAAATCCGTTAAAAACCTCTGCATTTAACTTCCTTACGCGTTATTAACAAACGATTAAAATACAAGGTATGTATTCCGGAGATACAGAGCCTGCTATTAGCTGACCAGCTTTGGCAGCACAGTACATAGAGGTATACTGCCACTGGAGTCGGAGGTTAAATTCGCCCTCAGCTTGTTCGCTACCCCAACTACAGGAGGCAACTTGGAACCGATTCCCGTGAAAGAACTTGTGTAGCTCGATATCCGTTTACTGGAGGTTTTGTCAGTGCTGGGCGGTTTGGGCGTTCGTTTACAAATCCACGGGTGCCTTAGAGCCTGACTTGGAGTCATGCGTGCCGAAGGGTCCCAGCTGAGACATTCTTTCAAGAACTCTATGAACAAGGGATCGTCGCAGCCTTTCAGTGCTGTCACCCAGTCCTTGTTCCCTGGAGCACCTCGTATTTTACCCCTGCGCGATCGACTCCCGTTAAGGGTCACTCTTCCGTCTGCATGTGTAGTTACAGTGCAGTAGCGAGGGTGACCCTTGGAGTTGATGAAGTTCTTGGCTCGCTTGGACTGATCCAAAAGCTTCTGAGGTGGCATTCCCAGAAGTTCCATCATACAAGCCAGTTGGTCTCCCTCGTCCTCTCCAGGAAAAAGAGGGTATCCAGTCAATAACTCCACCAGAATACAGCCAAAACTCCACATATCTATGGGCATCCCATAGCGGCTTCCGAGGATTACCTCTGGTGCTCGATAAAATCGAGACTGAATGTACGTGTAGACTCTTTGGTGCTCAAAACAGCTGGACCCAAAATCTATGACCTTGATTCCGCTCCTCCCTTGCTGTTTTAGGAGGATATTTTCTGGCTTCAAGTCACAGTGTATGATTTTGTTCCTATAAAGAGCATCCAAGCACTGCAGTATCGAGTGAGCAAACTTGCGTACCAGCTGGATGCTGAAGCCCTGaaacttatttcttttaatcagcTCATACAGGTTCATACTCAAGAGTTCAAAAGTCATACAGATGTGGTTCCGAAAGGTGAAGCTCTCCAGCATGTGAATAACATTCATGCTGCCAGTTTTATCCTGCTTCTTCAGGTGCTCCAGAATCCGGATTTCTTCCGCTGCTTGGCGATGGAATCTCTTCTCATTGCGAACCATCTTTAAGGCTAAGTGTTGGTGGAGTTTGTGATCGTAGACTTTAGCAACTTGTCCAAAACTGCCCTTGCCAATGATTTTGAGCACTTCATACCTGTAAGCAAGATGGTCGTGGGGCACGTGAATGTAGCTGCCTTGGTCATCGTCATAGCCTCCATTGTTGGGACCACCAATTACTCCTTGCCTCTTTTTCGCAGCTGGACCCACAAAGTAAATTTCGGAAAAATTGAATATCTCTTGTTGCTCATAAGCAGATAATTGATGTTTGTACTGTTTGACAGCTTGCTCTGGAGCTTGGGAAATGGCTTTGTGTGCTTTTGAGGAACTAACACCACCTTTAGAAGTGCTTAAGCTCTCTATACTCTTATCTTTTGCCAGGGAAGGAAGAGATCTTTCTGAACCAGTAATTCCTGCAGACTGAAGAGCACTACTCCTTCTGTTACCAGAGTCCTCGAATAATTGCTCCACTTTGACCTGACTTCCAGTCAGAGGGTGATCCTTCATTGCAAGTTTGTTGCTACAAACCTACAGGTGGAAAAACGAAAAATAAGCTTTATGTTTTAAAGCATGGGCTAAGAAAGAAATCAacatcataaataaaaacagaaacatcagcatgttttgcatttccattagatataaatataaagaGCTCAATGGATTACCTAAGCTAACTCAAGCTACAGGCATAGTTATAGAAGGGAGCCCAAAATGCAACTTACTGAAACAAGCACGTGCACAAACACGGTGTATTTTTAAGTCCATACAGGGTGAACCCCAGAGCGTCAAACACTCCAACAAGGACACAGTACCTACCCCTACTAGTATGCACGTAGTCAGCAAACAGCTGGGGGAACGGCTATGTTTAGCTTTAAACGTGGGTGCAGCAAACACAACCGACAACAGATGCAATTTGCACCTGTCTGAGACACGCAACACGACAAGAATGTGCAGAGAAGTGTTAGGAATATTGCAAAGACAAGCGTGCCAGCGGAAGACAAAGACATGACAGCAAGTGACATAAGGCTGGAGTAACCAAGCTGAACACGGAGCAAAAGGATGACAGCAGGACAAGATAAAACACATAAATTAGATAGAAAtgaaatttatgtatttttaaacatttggtagtggctttttttcttccctcttttttaaagaggaaaaacacaccACATCCACACTCCCTTTGGAATCACGATAGCTGAATAATTACTACAAAACAGACTTGGAAGCCCTCAATAATCACGAATATCTTTTACTCCAACATCTTTGTCAGTAGTGTGTAACCACTGCCACACACTGTCACgttaaaatatttacatctgaAATGAATGCATCGGAAATAGCACATAAATGTGAGAAAAGCATCGTGCAATGTTTCAAGCTTGTCATTTTTACAAACTAGTAAACGCTGAGCTCCCTGGAGTTCAGTCCCTTATTTGCACAGCAGTTATTCCCCTTTTCTACCCACTGATGCTCCTTGCTGACAGGCAGCAAAGAGGTGTTGTTTCATCCTATGCAACAAGGAAGAAGCTGTGACTAGTGTAACAAcatctgttttccattctgtcctttaatctaaaaataaaggtttgaGACACATGCCAAACCGAAtccctgaaaactgaaatagctACACAggaatcaaacaaaaatataaataaacctGCAGATCCACAGCCATAAAACCAAATTCCTTTTTAGTTACATAAAATCTAACATCTTAGCACAGTCCGTAAATAAGGGAAGCGAATGCTCCTGCCAAAACCAGCTACATGTCTCTTAAGAGTCTATTTGTTAGTGCTGCCTTGAAGAGTTGGCTTTTGCTCATGAGCCCAAAAAACGGGCATTTCCTGCAGAAGTCAGTTCTAGCTCAGTGGTGGCTATGCCATCAGATCTATCCTACTAAGTTCCACCACTCAGAGTCCTATCAACCCCAAACCACAGCGTACGGTAAGAGACACGCCTTTCCAGAAACCctgaagtggaaaaacaaagcccAACCCTAGTAACTTCGGATAAACGCCTTTTTCTCGGAGTCTGGCTGAACCTCCCAGATAAGAATGGCATATTTTCGGAGCCAGCTATTCAACACACAAACAGTAAGTTTACGAACAAACAGCGAACACAAGTGTGGAACGAGGTTCATGCTTGTTTGGTTCCTGAAGTTTCTGGGGACCCAGGGGGGAAGAAAGCCTGTCCTTCTACAGTAGGAGTCTTACTTTCACCTTTGAAATCAAAGCTTCATATTCTTACTACTTGGGTTTCAATTGTGTGCAcaacagaagcagctgctgcccagcgTGGCTTCAGAATAGGTGCCAGAAAACCTCTGCAGAGAGCCATCCTGGTGCAGAGCCTTCCCGTGGCAGTTTAGATCAGCAAGgcccctgcagagcagcttccTGCAGTCACCTGAAGGAATTAAGCACCAGGACTTCAAAAGGCATTACTGTACCACACAAACGGAACCTGTGACATCAACTCCTTTCACTATTTGGTTGTCAAAAAAAATGGTGTTAACTGTCTGAATGTCATCAATTTTAGCAACGTGACAAAGCCTAGTAAACTGTGTAACAGCCAAATACTTTCTATTCAGGAGCAACAGCAACTCTCCTAGCGCTGCTGTTTGGGgcaaacattttgtattttaagttcCTAAGCAAACAAGGAATTCACAATTACATTTCTCCTAAAACTATTTCTTAAAGAAGGGGGCTTTGGATCTCAAACCTGACTCAACACCCATAAGCAGTAAGGACTGAAATTTCATTCTCAGGAGGCGACCAAAATCATTTGCCACGTGACGGTGAGCCACAAATAGAGAGCAATCTCGAACCCAGAAGAGCTACACCAGGTCAGATGACTTCTGGGTAACATCAGCTTTCTTTCAGCAGCTTTCTTCTACAAATCACAGGCCGcccagtttttgttgttgataaAATATGCTATTAGAAGCCAAGCAATTGGACTGACAACACGACTGCCACCACAGTGAAGATTTTCGCATCCTTCTCacttaaaatgaagttttatacGAAAACGGTTAACCCAGTTCCTACACAATGGGGTTTTCAAAAGCTCATCAGTTATCTTCACAAACTGAATTGAACCCATCTATcctcaaagcagaaatatttatgttctCTTATATCACTAAGTTGAAAGGAATGGACAGCTGCGTATCTCAGAAGTTTGTACCTCTCCCATTACATTAAATCGGAATACAGAAatcttggaaagaaagaaactgcgTATCACTTAAATCCATACACTTTTCCATCAAAACTGAGCATCACAATCCCTGCAGGCTTCATCTCAGTTCCTGCTTGCAAGACGCCACTAAGGTTGTATTTTCTGACGTGTTATCACAGCAAAACGAGGCATTTTACAATCCTTAGTCTTGTCTTAAAAAGTTAACAGGCTTGATGAACAAAATATAGATGAAGGATAAGATacaccatggaaaaaaaacagtcgTGCaattatatttgcatttaacCTGACAGTTCCAGTACACTGGCTTCTGTTCAGTTATGAACAATTCTAGTTAAATTATGACTTAAGCACTACAGTTTAGGATTTCCCGCATGCCCCCCACAAAACAATCCACTACTCCTGAAACCCGTACGTTTCTTCTGCTCTCCCTCAGTATTGCTAAAAGAGGAAACACAGACCGGCACTACTGAATTTGCTCAGTGAATGGCACAGACCAAATTAATTACTAATGTCTGTTACAATAAGTTTACACAAAGTGATgattttcaaatgcatcttATTTGgtgaaatgtctgttttcactttctagggggttgtgtttttttttctaagcacaAGCTCCTTCACTTCTGCCAGAATTCAACAACAGCCAAAACACGTTTGTGACACGTATAAAGGTCGGATCTCTGTACAGCTGAACACGACTACTACTGCTCAGTTGAAACAGTTTAAGAAAAGATCCAATAACTCCATACCTGTTTAGGAAACACAGCTCCTATAGAGAAACACGTTTACACCTTCAGTCCACAAAGACCTATTTTGCTAGCTAGTAAAGTGGAAGATAATGCCaaagttttcagagaagaaagataCTTTTGTAAGGAGTTTGGAAGACACAAAAACCCACACTGAAGTCCTGAAATTTTCATAAGtgaaactgaaatggaaatgtgcAAGAGTTGAAGCAAAAGGTGTAGATTTACATACTTATCAGCATACTAGGTGGCACAGCAGAACACTTCAAccctttgtaaaataaatttcttaattaaaataagagCTGATGATAATAATACAGGATTACTGATGCTGCCTAGCAAGTTTTGCATTCAACAAAATACTCTaccatttttatatttagtaAAAGCCATACTGCTAAATAAGCTACTAAAAGGCTGCCACATCCCACTTTTCTCATTTACTCTCTATAGTCGGCTACAATGCCACACCAAGCCTCCACACAGGAGGCTTTAAAATACTCACATTTGATCTTCCAAGGGAAGGAAGTCCTGAGGGGCTTTGTTCTTCATTTGTAGACTCTTGGTACCTGATCTGATCTATCCTCATATAGGAATCATATAATCCGTCTCCAAACCTGGCTGGAAATGTGCCATACACAAACCAGTTAGTCACAACGATTCACACTGATACAGAGACAAATGATAAAAGCGTACCTCATGTTTTAATAAGACCTTCAGTTCTCTTTCAGTTGGTAAATAATCTTCAGAATTTAACTATGATGTTTGGGCTCTATTTTAATATAGCCTCAGAATACACAGCTCTTTGGAAACCTTAATTTATGACGCTTTTAATTTAGAGCTTCTCTTTTTTAGTCGATTTTTGCA is a genomic window containing:
- the DYRK3 gene encoding dual specificity tyrosine-phosphorylation-regulated kinase 3 isoform X3, which gives rise to MGAAPRRHHAAGQKAGGAPRGRFGDGLYDSYMRIDQIRYQESTNEEQSPSGLPSLGRSNVCSNKLAMKDHPLTGSQVKVEQLFEDSGNRRSSALQSAGITGSERSLPSLAKDKSIESLSTSKGGVSSSKAHKAISQAPEQAVKQYKHQLSAYEQQEIFNFSEIYFVGPAAKKRQGVIGGPNNGGYDDDQGSYIHVPHDHLAYRYEVLKIIGKGSFGQVAKVYDHKLHQHLALKMVRNEKRFHRQAAEEIRILEHLKKQDKTGSMNVIHMLESFTFRNHICMTFELLSMNLYELIKRNKFQGFSIQLVRKFAHSILQCLDALYRNKIIHCDLKPENILLKQQGRSGIKVIDFGSSCFEHQRVYTYIQSRFYRAPEVILGSRYGMPIDMWSFGCILVELLTGYPLFPGEDEGDQLACMMELLGMPPQKLLDQSKRAKNFINSKGHPRYCTVTTHADGRVTLNGSRSRRGKIRGAPGNKDWVTALKGCDDPLFIEFLKECLSWDPSARMTPSQALRHPWICKRTPKPPSTDKTSSKRISSYTSSFTGIGSKLPPVVGVANKLRANLTSDSSGSIPLCTVLPKLVS
- the DYRK3 gene encoding dual specificity tyrosine-phosphorylation-regulated kinase 3 isoform X2, translated to MRHQHAERGGARFGDGLYDSYMRIDQIRYQESTNEEQSPSGLPSLGRSNVCSNKLAMKDHPLTGSQVKVEQLFEDSGNRRSSALQSAGITGSERSLPSLAKDKSIESLSTSKGGVSSSKAHKAISQAPEQAVKQYKHQLSAYEQQEIFNFSEIYFVGPAAKKRQGVIGGPNNGGYDDDQGSYIHVPHDHLAYRYEVLKIIGKGSFGQVAKVYDHKLHQHLALKMVRNEKRFHRQAAEEIRILEHLKKQDKTGSMNVIHMLESFTFRNHICMTFELLSMNLYELIKRNKFQGFSIQLVRKFAHSILQCLDALYRNKIIHCDLKPENILLKQQGRSGIKVIDFGSSCFEHQRVYTYIQSRFYRAPEVILGSRYGMPIDMWSFGCILVELLTGYPLFPGEDEGDQLACMMELLGMPPQKLLDQSKRAKNFINSKGHPRYCTVTTHADGRVTLNGSRSRRGKIRGAPGNKDWVTALKGCDDPLFIEFLKECLSWDPSARMTPSQALRHPWICKRTPKPPSTDKTSSKRISSYTSSFTGIGSKLPPVVGVANKLRANLTSDSSGSIPLCTVLPKLVS
- the DYRK3 gene encoding dual specificity tyrosine-phosphorylation-regulated kinase 3 isoform X1, which translates into the protein MLLGRKPEAPLGAARFGDGLYDSYMRIDQIRYQESTNEEQSPSGLPSLGRSNVCSNKLAMKDHPLTGSQVKVEQLFEDSGNRRSSALQSAGITGSERSLPSLAKDKSIESLSTSKGGVSSSKAHKAISQAPEQAVKQYKHQLSAYEQQEIFNFSEIYFVGPAAKKRQGVIGGPNNGGYDDDQGSYIHVPHDHLAYRYEVLKIIGKGSFGQVAKVYDHKLHQHLALKMVRNEKRFHRQAAEEIRILEHLKKQDKTGSMNVIHMLESFTFRNHICMTFELLSMNLYELIKRNKFQGFSIQLVRKFAHSILQCLDALYRNKIIHCDLKPENILLKQQGRSGIKVIDFGSSCFEHQRVYTYIQSRFYRAPEVILGSRYGMPIDMWSFGCILVELLTGYPLFPGEDEGDQLACMMELLGMPPQKLLDQSKRAKNFINSKGHPRYCTVTTHADGRVTLNGSRSRRGKIRGAPGNKDWVTALKGCDDPLFIEFLKECLSWDPSARMTPSQALRHPWICKRTPKPPSTDKTSSKRISSYTSSFTGIGSKLPPVVGVANKLRANLTSDSSGSIPLCTVLPKLVS